Proteins encoded together in one Amblyomma americanum isolate KBUSLIRL-KWMA chromosome 1, ASM5285725v1, whole genome shotgun sequence window:
- the LOC144115101 gene encoding uncharacterized protein LOC144115101 isoform X1, with protein sequence MENSGVIPSVSAKQMSPPGSYEATAASGNGANIGADHLEDAGSYERLIQEIVPDLKEQSVKEEALPDSSKKQGAENRAGGENEQEEEREELPQRRRRRRRAIFKRLGSVGRPPYRAKVKEPTFFCHRCPASFIFKRELEYHIVEHTGRPLLPCEFCPRQFPTGRMLSSHCARKHGR encoded by the exons ATGGAGAATTCTGGGGTCATCCCTTCTGTATCTGCAAAGCAG ATGTCCCCTCCTGGATCTTATGAGGCCACCGCTGCATCTGGGAATGGAGCCAATATTGGAGCGGACCACCTGGAAGATGCAGGAAGTTATGAAAGGTTGATCCAAGAGATCGTCCCAGACCTGAAGGAGCAGTCAGTGAAAGAGGAAGCTCTGCCGGACAGCTCTAAGAAGCAAG GTGCAGAGAACAGAGCTGGTGGCGAGAATgaacaagaagaagaaagggaggagTTGCCGCAACGCCGCCGCCGCAGACGGCGCGCGATATTCAAGCGGTTGGGCAGCGTAGGGAGGCCACCTTACCGGGCAAAGGTTAAGGAACCTACATTTTTTTGTCACCGCTGCCCCGCCAGTTTTATATTCAAGCGCGAGCTGGAGTACCATATTGTGGAGCACACCGGACGACCACTTCTTCCGTGCGAGTTCTGCCCGCGGCAATTCCCGACAGGCCGCATGCTGTCcagccactgcgccaggaagcaCGGGCGCTAA
- the LOC144115101 gene encoding uncharacterized protein LOC144115101 isoform X2: MSPPGSYEATAASGNGANIGADHLEDAGSYERLIQEIVPDLKEQSVKEEALPDSSKKQGAENRAGGENEQEEEREELPQRRRRRRRAIFKRLGSVGRPPYRAKVKEPTFFCHRCPASFIFKRELEYHIVEHTGRPLLPCEFCPRQFPTGRMLSSHCARKHGR; the protein is encoded by the exons ATGTCCCCTCCTGGATCTTATGAGGCCACCGCTGCATCTGGGAATGGAGCCAATATTGGAGCGGACCACCTGGAAGATGCAGGAAGTTATGAAAGGTTGATCCAAGAGATCGTCCCAGACCTGAAGGAGCAGTCAGTGAAAGAGGAAGCTCTGCCGGACAGCTCTAAGAAGCAAG GTGCAGAGAACAGAGCTGGTGGCGAGAATgaacaagaagaagaaagggaggagTTGCCGCAACGCCGCCGCCGCAGACGGCGCGCGATATTCAAGCGGTTGGGCAGCGTAGGGAGGCCACCTTACCGGGCAAAGGTTAAGGAACCTACATTTTTTTGTCACCGCTGCCCCGCCAGTTTTATATTCAAGCGCGAGCTGGAGTACCATATTGTGGAGCACACCGGACGACCACTTCTTCCGTGCGAGTTCTGCCCGCGGCAATTCCCGACAGGCCGCATGCTGTCcagccactgcgccaggaagcaCGGGCGCTAA
- the LOC144115105 gene encoding uncharacterized protein LOC144115105 gives MRARTQLAILHFNENASKGQATTAEGLSRWKIKHPKARKGTAVACPVKAEPTYDYVGLLLKETVHCCEQWPSFKAAFAENLSTAPPPMSHSFPRPSKNELVAARRSRFASSMGSTTV, from the exons ATGCGTGCAAG AACACAACTGGCAATACTCCATTTCAATGAGAATGCCAGCAAAGGACAGGCCACCACAGCTGAAGGACTGTCCAGATGGAAAATAAAGCACCCAAAAGCAAGGAAGGGTACAGCCGTTGCTTGTCCCGTGAAAGCGGAGCCTACATATG ATTATGTTGGCCTGCTTCTGAAGGAGACAGTCCATTGCTGTGAACAGTGGCCGTCTTTCAAGGCAGCTTTTGCGGAAAACCTTTCGACTGCCCCACCCCCCATGAGTCACTCTTTCCCGAGGCCCTCTAAGAATGAACTCGTGGCAGCAAGAAGGTCTAGGTTTGCCAGTAGCATGGGGAGCACCACTGTCTAG
- the LOC144115104 gene encoding uncharacterized protein LOC144115104 — translation MPTALESTCCREIPAATVKQPSGCITEHPHFYTLCLDEVVLTVALQMLLDHGLRVEHTGRYRYISYSQLAHWLWGRLGRHHRKVLPACAVCQIRERFPSEGYTGFQYAQGL, via the exons ATGCCCACTGCACTCGAGAGCACCTGCTGCCGCGAGATCCCTGCAGCGACTGTGAAGCAGCCGTCCGGGTGCATCACGGAGCACCCCCACTTTTACACCCTGTGCCTCGACGAGGTGGTGCTTACGGTGGCACTGCAAATGCTTTTGGATCATGGGCTACGCGTCGAGCACACAGG GAGGTACCGCTACATCAGCTACAGCCAGCTTGCACACTGGCTTTGGGGACGCCTGGGCAGACATCACCGGAAGGTCCTCCCTGCTTGTGCTGTATGCCAAATAAGGGAGAGATTTCCATCGGAAGGTTACACTGGTTTCCAGTATGCACAAGGGCTCTAG